GTTGTTACTCTCTGTAATGTACCTTTTACCATCTTTGTCCACAAAAATCATACTCAGTTTGAAATAAACGGTCGAAAGAGGACTAGCAGTGTGGCTTTCATAatcatatgtataaattcCTTTGGCTGTGCCAAAGAAAACCTTCGTGTTTTTCTTATCTACGGCGATAGAATAGCTAAGACTTTCTGGCAAACCTgagaatacaaaaataaaattattgagaaCGTACCTAGTTGTAGTACCTGCATTATTGGCCTCTCGGTTGGATAAATGGGAAAGAGCCCCGGAAGCAAAacagtaacaataaataaacaaaaaaagaagtaaataGATGTGTGTTCTTCAAACCTAGACCAGGTTTAAGACAATATAAGAAAGGTGATTAGGCCACTGGTAATATTTCCTTCCTATTCAACTCTTATGTAAACAAATCGTCAAATGGTCTCTTTTGGCTAATGAaggaaatgaaaatttaaaaatacctttcACTTTTTGAGGAGCACTAGTCTCGAATCTTATCACAtgaacattgaaaaaaaatccctCGTCGTTTCTCCCGGACTCTACGTAGAAAAGATTTCCGTAGACATCGTAATGTGCGTCTGTTGGAAACGCGTCTCCTACGAAGTATGTATTTGAGGCATTGTAGTGATCGTTATTTATCCTCAAGTCTGAGTTGCATCCATCTCTGGGAAGATCGAACGCTAGGCCCGCCCTTAGGAATAATAAGAGCAGTAATATCATGGTCACACACTCAACAGACTAGTGggtaaaacaaacaataaccTCCCTATATAAACGACTTTATCTTAATAACTTCTTATAACCAACAGAATAAGACCAATGAAGATAAATACATTCACCTCTTCGATAATACAAACAAAGCAATTGCCTCAagtatctttattattttaattatttactattaaCCCTTCAGCTGCGGCGGCTATACGCAAACTGCGCACCTCGTCTGCGGCGTTCAAGCGCCGCGGCGGACGGGCGCGCAGTGTCTTAGATTTTGTTGTAtatctgtatataattatttgggaCCTacccaaaaatttatttttttttaaagatatataaatgaagaatcatatgcaataaattttgatgCGAAAAAACACTtgcgtttattatatttaggtcactgaattcaaaacttaccgAAAAATTAtccattgtaaatattttactgatttTGCAATTTACATCTTTCATatattctgtttttgtttactaTTCCACAAAGTCCAATAATTGAGGAATTTAATGGTgccaaaaagttattatgtcCCAAGTAAAATTCTCTAAAATCGTCTTCACAAATAATCCAGTAAGAATCACGATTTCGCCATTTTGCAACTTCTACAACGCAAACTTTATACTTCTATtaccatgaaaatattgaaatgtagatttatttgagGCATTGTAAtcgtaaataatgtatttggcTTCACAAAACAACAAGTAAAATGTATCTAAATGTCTTAAAATAGTATATTTCTACTAAAAACTGAAAACTTACCTAGAAAACTatcattttttcaattggcTCGTTCATTCACTTACATTTGTCTTTGCTCAACTGTAAGGGCAGTGTGGCAAACACGAAAAATTGTAGTTTCGTTTTTATATCAGACATATATAGCTTGCCTAGAGAAAATGAGCGAAAAACCATAGCCAAAAACTAGAAAAATGTATGTCTGTGTGCGTGACTTGTTTGCCTTGCTTGTCTGCTGATGGCCGTATCTGGACAAAATGGCGGCATGTGGTTAACGCCTAACTGCTGATGGCCGTATCCGTCCACTGTCAATGTTTGTCTAACTGCTTTAGGTCGGATCTGGGCATATCTACAGgatgtttgtttttagttgTGCACGTTAGTAATTTGGAAAAGAGtgtcttgtaaaaataaaaataaaatgttgattaaaatgtttcttttattggaatacaaaaatgtacaatgtTTATTGGTTTCCACTACTCTAAACCTATTCAATTCATAGTACATactagtaattatttttaccaatgattcatagtacatactaggaattatttttaccaatgaaaaaataaaaataaaattacaattttgtaaaaataattactgaactgtttttgataagttttttttttcaataaatctatAATGATAAGaactatgtaatatataaagacttattgaaaaaaaatactttcatcaaaatcggttcagtaatttttgagaTAGGGAATAGTGTTGAAGTCggttgttttgtaaaaaaaaatacttatttttaatgaattatgaattcaaattaaacaaaaaaattttgcgtAGGAATCGAAATTTTAGATTCCCATCATTTCACTTTACTGATAACAACAACGTTTTAAAAGGGTGTTATTTAAACAGTCTGCAGAATATTCATATGCAAAAAAGTTTACACAAATTCAGAAGCGCAAGTGAAGAATAGGATAACAGAAGAATAGGCaccaaactgcactgcagcagtGTCTCTAAATGACgtcaacttaaattttaaacaaagcaTGTTTGGACTCAAAACACGCATGCGTTCGATCGAGCTCAAGCCGACTGTAACCAAACTCAAAcgtttattcagaaaataggccTTTGTAGGCACTTTTTTACGTCAAATTACATGTAAAAATTATCgatttagataaattaaatagatatgtattcaaaactcaaatttaaaattattaattctttcaAAGCTAAAGACTACTAGCGCTTCGTAACCGACCACTGCAAGAGAAGAAACGCCGAAAGAAACTCTTTTCAACAGTATTGGTCGCCTACTCGCCTGAAGggctttgaattttttttttttttattttatttgtatattcatTCTATGTATCTTATAACCCGTAGACCAAACCAGTGCAGTCCTAAGAAAGAAGGGATCAAagagaaaaaagtatttttaaacaataatcctaatattaatatttaaaaataaaataatgtatacataaatagataaacacccAAGATCAGAAgtcaatatgaaaaagataatttaccaACTTGACCTGACtggggatcgaacccgagacctggAAGTAGCAGTCTGGTGTGTTGACTACTACATcacacattttatataaatatataactaatataaataaatagataatatttaattatatattttatatatatgtaactacAGAAGTAATTTACAAACTATAGATTTTCTAAAGTATGATACTCAAGCCAACATTGGCCAACACAAATATACACCGTGCAATGACTGCACGCGATGTTACATTTTTGCCTGCATCTAACACAACGTCCCctcttaaatttatcttgttttttGGTTCGCTCCTCGGTCACCTCATTATGAACAGGGAAATGATTAAAATCCCTGTTCAGCCTGCTACAGGTGGGGATGGGGACCTGGCGCGAACGTGAGGAGACGTTTTGTCCGAATTCTAAGCAGAGCTCTTCAGCAAGCTTGAAACGAAATTGGCGGTGAGTCATTTTTTTATGCTGGCCAATGTTAgcacaatatataatatatgcatttaaaatagatatatttaaaagacgtctaaaaactttaatataccaTTTGATTCccctctttctttctaataaatacatgCTTAGCTTTTGATCTTTGAGATCGACGCCTcccatgtatttattatattcatggACCACGACTGGTTTGGAGCAGGGTTGGCCAGCCCTGTGccctggagccatatctgttTTGTGGTAAGTAGATACAGTGGTGACAAGCTTCACATCTTTCCATGCTATGACGGATACATCACCACAGTGTCTACTTACCACACTACCCCTAGCCATCCTTTTATCCTGCAAATTTTGGATTTCTACGGGCGTGTCTTTTCGGCGACGGTTCAGAGTACCGACTACGtcagttttatgtttttttagaaattgggTCAGAGGaacagaattataaaaattgtccatgaacagggtatatcccttgcctaAATAGTTCTTGAAAAGCTCAAGGACTATTTTGGCAGTGGATGTAGTAAACCCGTAAACCGTTTCTGCAGTTGTCGTGCCTTTGCcggcatacaaaattaaatttactacgTATCCAGTTACGGCCTCACAGAGTTCATAACTTTTGATACCGAATCGAGCTGCTTTGGAACGAATGCATTGTTTCCAGCTTAAATGACCCTTCCAAAGCAGCAACGATTCGTCTATCGATACTTCTCTGTGAGGCACGTAAATGGActggaattttttatttaaataatctataataggttttattttagctattttCTTATCACGCCCCTGTACATGTATGTTGTTGTTATCAGTAAAgtgcaaaaattttaagagcATTACGTAATGATCCCTTGACATCAGTTTTCGAAACTCCGGCATACCCATCACACCCGTCATCCAATATTCCTCTAACCTACTTCTTACACATATTGACATAAATATCATCACACCTATAAGCCTATATAGTTCGGAAACCGAAGTTTCCACCCAGTCGTTCATGCGAGATTTACTTGGCATGGAGTCTCCGGTTTCAAAGAAACCGGTTATTGTTTCCCAAGCGTAATGATTCGTTTCGTGGACAATAGAATCCATCAGAGGCTGGTCCCAAATTTGAGTAAACAAGCCTAAAGGACTTGTTCcctcaattttaggaccagCTTCTTCGTTGAAGTCCTCCCTGACCCCTCTAAATTCGTTAAAATCAGATGACCAAGTCAATGGCTCCTCACTAACTTCATCTTCAATAAAATCGTCATCTGATTCCAACATCTGCTGTAACTGATCGAGAGTCAATTCTTCCTCGGCATCCTCATCACTTCCAGAGTCGATGGCTAATTCTTCAGCCAGCTCAGGATCCAGTATGTCTTCatcctattaaaaaaaccaaacCCTAAACCACATGCAAgcatacacacaaacataacaaaagCGGGTATTGTTAGAGATGCCaaccacaatatttttataaaaaggaataattaGTGTATCCCAACGATGAACAGGAATAGAGATTCctgttcatttttattcaattaacttTCAATATATTCATGCCATATTGCCAATTTCGCTGAATTACGTTATTGAGCATACACCAAACACCTTTATATCAATGAAGTTACAATACATTCATACCGCATTGCCAATTTTAGCAGAATTGTGTTATTGAAGCACAAACCAAACACCCTTAGTTACATTACCTTAGTTACTGGATGGACTAGATTTCTATCAGATAGTCCGGTGCACGATGAGAgcggcaataaataaaaatcccttTCTCAATGCAAGTAATTTATACTTTCAAAGagtgttatgaaaatgaaacttaCAGGTTCTCGGCCAAAAAGATTACGCGGCTGACCTTTCGTACGTTCCTCTGgtacctaaaaaataattattttgtaaataacattgCATGTTGTGAtaataggtaatattttgtttcgatAATCCTTACAATAGACATCAATAAGTGAGCAATAAGTTAGTATACATCTcgacatattattatcttggtagttaaaaaaaagttgaacatctactaaagttatcaaaaaaaagaaaaccattCTTACAGCAGCTACTTTTTCGCCGCCATGGACCAACTCAT
The Amyelois transitella isolate CPQ chromosome 12, ilAmyTran1.1, whole genome shotgun sequence DNA segment above includes these coding regions:
- the LOC106142646 gene encoding piggyBac transposable element-derived protein 4 isoform X1; the encoded protein is MLESDDDFIEDEVSEEPLTWSSDFNEFRGVREDFNEEAGPKIEGTSPLGLFTQIWDQPLMDSIVHETNHYAWETITGFFETGDSMPSKSRMNDWVETSVSELYRLIGVMIFMSICVRSRLEEYWMTGVMGMPEFRKLMSRDHYVMLLKFLHFTDNNNIHVQGRDKKIAKIKPIIDYLNKKFQSIYVPHREVSIDESLLLWKGHLSWKQCIRSKAARFGIKSYELCEAVTGYVVNLILYAGKGTTTAETVYGFTTSTAKIVLELFKNYLGKGYTLFMDNFYNSVPLTQFLKKHKTDVVGTLNRRRKDTPVEIQNLQDKRMARGSVVSRHCGDVSVIAWKDVKLVTTVSTYHKTDMAPGHRAGQPCSKPVVVHEYNKYMGGVDLKDQKLSMYLLERKRGIKWYIKVFRRLLNISILNAYIIYCANIGQHKKMTHRQFRFKLAEELCLEFGQNVSSRSRQVPIPTCSRLNRDFNHFPVHNEVTEERTKKQDKFKRGRCVRCRQKCNIACSHCTVYICVGQCWLEYHTLENL